Proteins encoded by one window of Acuticoccus sp. MNP-M23:
- a CDS encoding aldose 1-epimerase, with protein sequence MNPQIVLCSDALTATICPAQGGALAALDALHNGERHPLLRQNSPDAENFAPGLMVLAPFSNRIADGFAFEGTRHDLAVNRDGERYPIHGDAFQKVWSVERANGTEAVLSLDGAFGPWRYRARLTYTLEGSSLAMRLAMTNTGPRLPFGGGFHPWFFRDEATRLAFRANAVWLETADHLPDRMLQLGETPEWDFAAGRTVPACFLNNAFTGWDGHARVEQPSQGLATIVTAAAPLDVLIVHTREGAPFICAEPVSHAVDAHNAPGQPGLVPLDTGETLDLAMSIAWTALD encoded by the coding sequence GTGAACCCCCAGATTGTTCTCTGTTCCGATGCGCTGACGGCAACGATCTGCCCGGCGCAAGGGGGCGCGCTGGCGGCCCTCGATGCTCTCCACAATGGTGAGCGTCATCCTTTGCTGCGACAAAATTCGCCGGATGCGGAGAATTTTGCACCGGGTCTGATGGTCCTCGCCCCGTTCTCCAACCGCATTGCAGATGGTTTCGCATTCGAGGGCACTCGGCACGATCTGGCGGTCAACCGCGACGGGGAACGCTACCCGATCCACGGCGATGCCTTCCAGAAGGTCTGGTCGGTGGAGCGGGCAAACGGGACCGAGGCCGTGCTGTCGCTGGACGGCGCCTTCGGCCCCTGGCGTTACCGTGCCAGGCTCACCTACACCCTCGAGGGCTCGTCCCTCGCCATGCGCTTGGCGATGACCAACACCGGCCCGCGGTTGCCATTCGGCGGCGGCTTCCATCCCTGGTTCTTCCGTGACGAGGCGACCCGGCTCGCCTTCCGCGCCAATGCCGTCTGGCTGGAGACGGCGGACCATTTGCCCGACCGGATGCTGCAGCTGGGCGAGACGCCGGAATGGGACTTTGCCGCCGGGCGCACCGTGCCGGCCTGCTTCCTCAACAACGCCTTCACCGGATGGGACGGCCATGCCCGCGTGGAACAGCCCTCGCAGGGGCTGGCCACCATCGTCACCGCCGCAGCGCCGCTTGACGTGCTGATTGTCCACACCCGCGAGGGTGCCCCGTTCATCTGCGCCGAGCCGGTGTCCCACGCGGTGGATGCGCACAACGCGCCGGGCCAGCCGGGGCTCGTCCCGCTGGACACTGGCGAGACGCTTGATCTTGCAATGTCGATTGCGTGGACCGCGCTCGACTGA
- a CDS encoding amino acid ABC transporter permease, giving the protein MNWSWDHFFRYLTSPFLLEGVINTVWLAIVAMIIGVSLGVVLAFMRMSKSRILRFVSGVYIWLWRGTPLLVQLVIIYTGLPQLGIRLGVIESAILALSLHEGAYFAEIARSGIMSVGKGQEDASRALGMTWWQRMKIVIIPQATRIIIPPLGNQFNLMLKTTSLASVISMEELLRHAQQLAQIEFRVLEVYFCAAIWYLFLTTVWGQVQIRLEAHYDRPFGPAGGDDRSTRQKVLDKFRGPAATQA; this is encoded by the coding sequence ATGAACTGGAGCTGGGACCACTTCTTCCGCTACCTCACCAGCCCGTTCCTGCTGGAAGGGGTGATCAACACGGTGTGGCTGGCGATCGTCGCCATGATCATCGGCGTCTCGCTGGGCGTTGTGCTCGCCTTCATGCGCATGTCGAAGAGCCGGATCCTGCGCTTCGTCTCCGGCGTCTACATCTGGCTGTGGCGCGGCACGCCGCTCCTCGTCCAGCTCGTCATCATCTACACCGGGCTGCCGCAGCTCGGCATCCGCCTCGGCGTGATCGAAAGCGCCATCCTCGCGCTTTCCCTGCACGAAGGCGCCTACTTCGCCGAAATTGCCCGCTCCGGCATCATGTCGGTCGGCAAGGGGCAGGAGGATGCCTCCCGCGCGCTGGGCATGACGTGGTGGCAGCGGATGAAGATCGTCATCATTCCGCAGGCGACCCGCATCATCATTCCGCCGCTCGGCAACCAGTTCAACCTGATGCTGAAGACAACCTCGCTCGCCTCCGTCATCTCGATGGAAGAGCTGCTGCGCCATGCCCAGCAGCTGGCGCAGATCGAGTTCCGCGTCCTCGAAGTCTATTTCTGCGCGGCCATCTGGTACCTCTTCCTCACCACCGTCTGGGGCCAGGTGCAGATCCGCCTCGAAGCGCACTACGACCGCCCCTTCGGCCCGGCGGGCGGCGACGACCGCTCCACCCGCCAGAAGGTTCTCGACAAGTTCCGCGGCCCTGCCGCCACCCAGGCATGA
- a CDS encoding alpha/beta hydrolase, producing MWIEMAAADLAAERKAREENGRIAADAAPKMASETNVTFETPAGALPAIRLVPEGADDSAPADVFVHGGGWVFGSARQSIGTARRMAAQSRRTILSVDYLLAPETPWPAAADQVGALFDQLAAEGGLHAVAGSSAGAQIALAAMRRQADRGGALPRGALLFNGAFAMTADSWSHAAFGGGSDLLTTAAMTAYIAAYGAGADGDMTIADMFGLPPLWLSLGDQDPLIEDSLAVFQRALAAGTKVHLDIIPGVGHGFANNFHDLPRVDLAITDAMDWLGRL from the coding sequence ATGTGGATCGAGATGGCAGCCGCCGACCTGGCCGCGGAGCGCAAGGCGCGCGAGGAAAACGGCAGGATCGCCGCCGACGCCGCGCCGAAGATGGCGTCCGAAACGAACGTGACGTTCGAAACCCCGGCGGGTGCCCTCCCCGCCATCCGCCTCGTTCCGGAGGGTGCGGACGACAGTGCCCCAGCCGATGTGTTCGTCCATGGTGGCGGCTGGGTGTTCGGCTCTGCGCGGCAGAGCATCGGCACCGCGCGGCGCATGGCCGCCCAGTCACGCCGCACGATCCTGTCGGTGGATTATCTCCTGGCACCGGAAACGCCGTGGCCGGCGGCGGCCGATCAGGTTGGCGCGCTGTTCGACCAGCTTGCTGCCGAAGGCGGTCTCCATGCAGTGGCGGGAAGCAGTGCCGGCGCGCAGATCGCGCTGGCTGCCATGCGCCGGCAGGCCGACCGCGGCGGCGCGCTGCCCAGGGGTGCCCTCCTTTTTAACGGTGCGTTCGCGATGACGGCGGACAGCTGGAGCCATGCTGCCTTCGGCGGCGGCTCGGACCTGCTGACCACCGCTGCAATGACCGCCTATATTGCGGCCTACGGCGCCGGCGCGGACGGTGACATGACGATTGCCGACATGTTCGGCCTGCCGCCGCTATGGCTGTCGCTGGGCGACCAGGACCCGTTGATCGAGGACTCGCTGGCGGTGTTCCAGCGCGCGCTGGCCGCGGGCACCAAGGTGCACCTCGACATCATTCCGGGTGTGGGGCACGGATTTGCCAACAATTTCCACGATTTGCCGCGGGTGGACCTTGCCATCACCGACGCGATGGACTGGCTCGGCAGGCTCTGA
- a CDS encoding YqaA family protein codes for MLRKTYDKVMALGASRRAVPALFGISFAESSFFPIPPDLLLIPMVLANRVRWIFYATVCTVASVLGGMLGYAIGALLFQQVAMPILELYGYAGRFDEFISWFNASGAWVVFLAGITPFPYKVITIASGAAGLSMPVFLVASLLSRGIRFFVVAALLYWFGPPIRTFVEKRLALVFTVFGILAVLGILAVKLL; via the coding sequence ATGCTTCGCAAGACCTACGACAAGGTGATGGCGCTGGGCGCGAGCCGGCGGGCCGTCCCGGCGCTGTTCGGGATCTCGTTTGCGGAAAGCTCGTTCTTTCCGATCCCGCCGGACCTGCTCCTGATCCCCATGGTGCTGGCCAACCGCGTCCGGTGGATTTTCTACGCCACCGTCTGCACCGTGGCGTCGGTGCTGGGCGGGATGCTCGGTTACGCCATCGGCGCGCTACTGTTCCAACAGGTCGCCATGCCGATCCTCGAGCTTTACGGCTATGCCGGGCGGTTCGACGAATTCATCAGCTGGTTCAACGCATCCGGCGCATGGGTGGTGTTCCTGGCGGGCATCACCCCGTTTCCCTACAAGGTCATCACCATTGCGTCCGGCGCGGCGGGACTGTCCATGCCGGTGTTTCTTGTCGCAAGCCTCTTGTCCCGCGGCATTCGCTTCTTTGTGGTGGCTGCACTCCTTTACTGGTTCGGCCCGCCCATCCGCACCTTCGTCGAAAAGCGTCTGGCGCTGGTGTTCACGGTATTCGGCATTCTCGCTGTTCTCGGCATTCTGGCGGTAAAACTTCTATGA
- a CDS encoding amino acid ABC transporter ATP-binding protein — translation MENVAPNLNVRTPRAARTLGEPIVVADRVSKSFHGVPVLHEVSLTVRQGEVVVLAGRSGSGKSTFLRCIDQLETIDGGTIHACGHLMGFREGKGGKLTPLKDREVARQRRDLGMVFQSFNLFPHLTVLDNITVSPVKIMGADKAATTAHARELLERVGLPDKADAYPGQLSGGQQQRVAIARALAMKPKVMLFDEPTSALDPEMISEVLDVMIDLSTEGMTMIVVTHEMGFARAAADRTLLMHDGRIVEDAPPEEFFTNPKSEHTKLFLSKILQH, via the coding sequence ATGGAAAACGTCGCGCCCAATCTCAACGTCCGCACCCCGCGCGCTGCCCGCACGCTCGGCGAGCCCATTGTCGTCGCCGACCGCGTGTCGAAAAGCTTTCACGGGGTCCCCGTGCTGCACGAGGTGTCGCTCACGGTGCGGCAGGGCGAGGTGGTGGTTCTGGCCGGCCGCTCGGGGTCCGGCAAGTCGACCTTCCTGCGCTGCATCGACCAGCTGGAAACCATCGATGGCGGCACGATCCACGCCTGCGGCCATCTGATGGGCTTTCGCGAGGGCAAGGGCGGCAAGCTGACCCCGCTGAAGGACCGCGAGGTTGCAAGGCAGCGGCGTGATCTCGGCATGGTGTTCCAGTCGTTCAACCTCTTCCCGCACCTCACCGTGCTCGACAACATCACCGTCTCGCCCGTAAAGATCATGGGCGCCGACAAGGCGGCGACCACGGCTCACGCCCGCGAGCTTCTTGAGCGCGTCGGCCTGCCGGACAAGGCGGACGCCTACCCCGGCCAGCTCTCCGGCGGGCAGCAGCAGCGCGTCGCCATTGCCCGCGCGCTGGCGATGAAGCCCAAGGTGATGCTGTTCGACGAGCCCACCTCCGCGCTCGACCCCGAAATGATCTCCGAAGTGCTCGACGTGATGATCGACCTTTCCACCGAGGGGATGACGATGATCGTCGTCACCCACGAGATGGGTTTTGCGCGTGCTGCCGCCGACCGCACGCTCCTGATGCACGACGGTCGCATTGTGGAAGACGCGCCGCCCGAAGAGTTCTTCACCAATCCCAAAAGCGAGCACACCAAGCTCTTCCTCTCCAAGATCCTGCAGCACTGA
- a CDS encoding disulfide bond formation protein B, whose product MIISGRPFALSSLLVMLAAIGTAWGFQLIGGYVPCALCLEQRLGYYAAIPLAIIGFLIYPRMPALARIAFAVAAAAMVWSAGLGVYHAGAEWGFWPGPADCGGGEQVRDASNLLAAIEGTRLVSCTEAAGRFLGISFAGWNAVAAGMAALLLLRAALFAPPSTRPR is encoded by the coding sequence ATGATTATTTCCGGTCGGCCCTTCGCGCTTTCTTCGCTTCTGGTGATGCTTGCCGCCATCGGCACAGCATGGGGCTTTCAGCTTATCGGCGGCTATGTCCCGTGCGCGCTCTGCCTGGAGCAGCGGCTCGGCTACTATGCCGCCATTCCCCTTGCCATCATCGGCTTCCTCATCTACCCGCGCATGCCCGCTTTGGCGCGCATTGCGTTTGCGGTGGCTGCCGCCGCCATGGTCTGGAGTGCGGGGCTCGGCGTCTACCATGCCGGGGCGGAGTGGGGCTTCTGGCCAGGTCCGGCAGATTGCGGCGGCGGGGAACAGGTGCGCGATGCGTCCAACCTTCTGGCCGCCATCGAAGGCACGCGCCTTGTGAGCTGCACCGAAGCCGCAGGCCGTTTCCTCGGCATCTCCTTTGCCGGCTGGAACGCGGTTGCCGCGGGGATGGCAGCGCTGCTTCTCCTCAGGGCCGCTCTTTTCGCCCCCCCGAGCACACGACCGCGCTGA
- a CDS encoding M20/M25/M40 family metallo-hydrolase, with product MADGVADETMETRALALLRSLVAAQPQGEAAVQAIIAERLKAAGCTVEELTYEPGKVELVGEFASDAVRNAETRTAIVGRLPGAEGKASLMMFAHPDGEPADDTSGWTHPAFEGTVDGGKLYGWGVADDLAGCASAVLAIEEAAKTPGLGEIIFASTPSKRHARGVSALMRKGLTADASLYLHPAESGVGMREIKTVASGQLEFKVTVEGGLPSTTEPGHTAFSHLADNAVDKFVLLHTALKALAADRANRIRHPLIEAEVGRATNLHISTVACGPMKKFSRLNTLLEFGGAIAFPPGETLDEVKAEVEGAIAKAAADDKWLAEHPPVVTWMSGVTGAEVGMDSPLWEVSSAAVERITGQPPHVNPMHTSSDIRNPMVQAGIPCVGLGCLCGDLSQNGRHDEWVDAADFIRMVDVAAAVTTDWCSRPRGA from the coding sequence ATGGCGGACGGTGTTGCAGACGAGACCATGGAGACCAGGGCGCTCGCGCTTCTGCGGTCCCTCGTTGCCGCGCAGCCCCAGGGCGAAGCCGCCGTGCAGGCCATCATCGCCGAACGCCTGAAGGCCGCGGGCTGCACCGTGGAAGAACTCACCTACGAGCCGGGCAAGGTGGAGCTTGTGGGCGAGTTTGCGTCCGACGCGGTGCGCAACGCCGAAACCCGCACCGCCATCGTCGGTCGCCTCCCCGGCGCTGAGGGCAAGGCCAGCCTGATGATGTTCGCCCACCCGGATGGCGAGCCCGCAGACGACACGTCAGGCTGGACCCACCCCGCCTTCGAAGGCACCGTCGACGGCGGCAAGCTTTATGGCTGGGGTGTCGCGGACGACCTCGCGGGCTGCGCCTCCGCGGTGCTTGCCATTGAGGAAGCGGCGAAGACGCCGGGCCTTGGCGAGATCATCTTCGCCTCCACGCCCAGCAAGCGCCACGCCCGCGGCGTCTCGGCGCTGATGCGCAAGGGGCTGACGGCGGATGCCTCGCTCTACCTCCACCCAGCCGAATCCGGCGTCGGCATGCGCGAAATCAAGACCGTCGCGTCCGGCCAGCTTGAATTCAAGGTGACGGTGGAAGGCGGCCTGCCATCCACGACCGAGCCCGGCCACACCGCCTTCTCCCACCTTGCCGACAACGCGGTCGACAAGTTCGTCCTCCTCCACACCGCGCTGAAAGCGCTGGCGGCGGACCGGGCGAACCGCATCCGCCATCCGCTGATCGAGGCCGAAGTCGGCCGCGCCACCAACCTTCATATCTCCACGGTCGCCTGCGGGCCGATGAAGAAATTCTCCCGCCTCAACACCCTGCTCGAGTTCGGCGGTGCCATCGCCTTCCCCCCCGGCGAGACGCTGGACGAGGTGAAGGCCGAGGTGGAAGGCGCCATCGCCAAGGCTGCCGCGGACGACAAGTGGCTCGCCGAGCACCCGCCCGTCGTCACCTGGATGAGCGGCGTCACCGGCGCCGAAGTCGGCATGGACAGCCCGCTGTGGGAAGTGTCGAGCGCGGCGGTGGAGCGCATCACCGGCCAGCCGCCGCACGTCAACCCGATGCACACCTCCAGCGACATCCGCAACCCGATGGTGCAGGCCGGTATCCCCTGCGTCGGCCTTGGCTGCCTGTGCGGCGATCTCTCCCAGAATGGCCGCCACGACGAGTGGGTCGATGCCGCCGACTTCATCCGGATGGTCGACGTGGCCGCCGCCGTGACGACCGACTGGTGCAGCCGCCCCCGCGGCGCCTGA
- a CDS encoding adenylate/guanylate cyclase domain-containing protein, with the protein MANAFGLPTSLFRHLGVREGETARMPARVARLIVAEEEQSERLIGWVQLSITLIFAALYTVAPRPSDAADAMLEPVPIVLGAYGAFTILRLVAAYRGFVPGWLLVISMMADVVLLYALIWTFHLAYGQPPAFYLKVPTFAYIFVFIAIRALRFDPRFVLSQGIFAAAGWLFMLLYAVHAGGSAIITRSFSDYLTQNLVLVGAELDKILTILVCAGVLSVALYRARRTLFDAVREGAARRDMDRFFSAGVADEIAMAETVAAPGDAVARDAAIMMLDLRGFTAFAGQHPPETVVAVLTEYHRRILPLIAENGGVVDKFLGDGIMATFGALKPSETAAADAVRTLVAITEAGRDWDGHLAAGGFAPMPINGSAAAGKVVAAMLGSDTRLEFTVIGRAANLAAKLEKYNKEAGSRALTDAATLAAASAQGLHVDATPLGSRDLAGGGHVDVMQLG; encoded by the coding sequence ATGGCCAATGCCTTTGGATTGCCGACAAGCCTGTTCCGCCACCTCGGGGTGCGCGAGGGCGAGACGGCGAGGATGCCGGCCCGCGTCGCCAGGCTCATCGTCGCCGAAGAGGAGCAGTCCGAGCGGCTGATCGGCTGGGTCCAGCTCTCGATCACCCTGATCTTCGCCGCGCTCTACACCGTTGCGCCCCGGCCGAGCGACGCCGCGGACGCAATGCTGGAGCCGGTGCCGATCGTGCTTGGCGCGTACGGCGCATTCACGATTCTGCGGCTTGTTGCCGCCTATCGCGGCTTCGTGCCGGGCTGGCTGCTGGTCATCTCGATGATGGCCGACGTGGTGCTTCTTTATGCGCTGATCTGGACCTTTCACCTCGCCTACGGCCAGCCGCCGGCGTTCTATCTGAAGGTGCCGACGTTCGCCTACATCTTCGTGTTCATCGCGATCCGCGCGCTGCGGTTCGATCCGCGGTTCGTGCTCAGCCAGGGCATCTTTGCTGCGGCCGGCTGGCTTTTCATGCTGCTATACGCCGTCCACGCGGGCGGCTCGGCCATCATCACCCGCTCCTTTTCCGACTATCTCACCCAAAATCTCGTGCTCGTCGGCGCGGAGCTGGACAAGATCCTCACCATTCTCGTCTGCGCCGGCGTCCTATCGGTTGCGCTTTACCGGGCACGGCGCACGTTGTTCGATGCGGTGCGCGAAGGAGCCGCACGGCGCGACATGGACCGCTTTTTCAGCGCTGGCGTTGCCGACGAGATCGCCATGGCCGAGACGGTGGCCGCCCCCGGCGATGCCGTCGCCCGCGACGCCGCCATCATGATGCTGGACCTGCGTGGCTTCACCGCCTTTGCCGGCCAGCACCCGCCCGAAACGGTGGTGGCCGTGCTCACCGAATATCACCGCCGCATCCTGCCGCTGATTGCCGAGAATGGCGGCGTGGTCGACAAGTTTCTGGGCGACGGCATCATGGCCACTTTCGGCGCCCTGAAACCGTCGGAAACCGCGGCGGCGGACGCGGTGCGCACCCTCGTTGCCATCACCGAAGCTGGGCGCGACTGGGACGGACATCTTGCCGCTGGCGGGTTTGCACCGATGCCCATCAACGGCAGCGCGGCAGCGGGCAAGGTGGTGGCCGCCATGCTCGGCAGCGACACGCGACTGGAATTCACCGTGATCGGCCGCGCGGCGAACCTTGCCGCGAAGCTGGAGAAGTACAACAAGGAGGCCGGTTCGCGTGCGCTGACCGACGCTGCAACCCTTGCAGCGGCCAGCGCGCAGGGGCTGCACGTCGACGCAACGCCGCTGGGTTCGCGGGATCTTGCGGGCGGCGGGCACGTTGATGTGATGCAACTGGGATAA
- a CDS encoding glutathione S-transferase family protein: MGYLMDGKWNTGSPNFANDSGEFDRKESSFRNFVTADGSPGPSGEGGFKAEAGRYHLYVALACPWAHRTLILRRRKGLEDKIGLSIVHWFMGDDGWSFDQTDGTIPDTVNGADFMRDVYLKADPSYTGRVTVPVLWDKERGTIVSNESAEIIRMFADAFDDVGAKPGDYRPAALADEIDQVNERVYDTVNNGVYKSGFATKQDAYEKNVKALFASLDWLETRLEGHDYLVGDQLTEADVRLYTTLVRFDAVYHGHFKCNVRRIADYPNLQRYLSALYRQDGFGDTTDFTHIKNHYYQSHPSVNPTRIVPVGPDLSFA, encoded by the coding sequence ATGGGCTATCTAATGGACGGCAAGTGGAACACCGGCTCGCCGAATTTTGCCAACGATTCCGGTGAGTTCGACCGGAAGGAATCTTCTTTCCGCAACTTCGTGACAGCGGACGGCTCGCCCGGTCCCAGCGGCGAAGGCGGCTTCAAGGCCGAAGCTGGCCGCTATCACCTTTACGTCGCGCTTGCCTGTCCGTGGGCCCACCGCACCCTCATCCTGCGCCGCCGCAAGGGGCTGGAAGACAAGATCGGCCTGTCAATCGTCCACTGGTTCATGGGCGATGACGGCTGGTCGTTCGACCAGACCGACGGCACCATCCCCGACACCGTCAACGGTGCCGATTTCATGCGCGACGTCTACCTGAAGGCCGACCCGTCCTACACCGGCCGCGTCACCGTCCCGGTGTTGTGGGACAAGGAGCGCGGCACCATCGTCAGCAACGAATCGGCCGAGATCATCCGCATGTTTGCCGATGCGTTCGACGATGTCGGCGCCAAGCCCGGCGACTACCGGCCGGCAGCCCTTGCCGACGAGATCGATCAGGTGAACGAGCGCGTCTACGACACGGTCAACAACGGGGTCTACAAATCCGGCTTTGCCACCAAGCAGGACGCCTACGAAAAGAACGTGAAGGCCCTGTTCGCCTCGCTGGACTGGCTGGAGACGCGGCTTGAGGGCCACGACTATCTGGTCGGCGACCAGCTGACCGAGGCCGATGTGCGCCTTTACACCACGCTCGTGCGGTTCGATGCCGTCTACCACGGCCACTTCAAGTGCAACGTGCGCCGGATTGCCGACTACCCCAACCTCCAGCGCTATCTGTCGGCGCTCTACCGGCAGGACGGGTTTGGCGACACGACCGACTTCACCCACATCAAGAACCACTATTATCAAAGCCACCCTTCGGTGAACCCGACACGGATCGTCCCCGTCGGCCCGGATCTCTCGTTCGCCTGA
- a CDS encoding GntR family transcriptional regulator — translation MSVDARRDENGPDLPPAAIRPRGTLSDQAYQSLSLLIRERELRAGEPLVEQHLAARLGVSRTPLRHAMQRLEAEGLLRKVANRSHIVRQVELKEYLQSLRVRETLEAEAAALAAGSVPEASIAHARQALESVRASRPYDMLAHWRSDDEVHRLFIDHCGNEVMTRIILSLRVTTQLFEIDRLVDRLEPDSREHELILDALEAGDAKATRRAVAAHIRSLFRFAVSAVG, via the coding sequence ATGAGTGTTGACGCGCGCAGAGACGAAAACGGGCCAGACCTTCCGCCGGCCGCCATCCGGCCGCGGGGCACGCTGTCGGACCAGGCCTACCAGTCGCTCAGCCTTCTCATCCGCGAGCGTGAGCTGCGCGCGGGGGAGCCGCTTGTGGAGCAGCACCTGGCCGCGCGGCTCGGCGTATCGCGCACGCCGCTGCGCCACGCCATGCAGCGGCTGGAGGCAGAAGGACTGTTGCGCAAGGTGGCCAACCGCAGCCACATCGTGCGGCAGGTCGAGCTGAAGGAATATCTCCAGAGCCTGCGCGTGCGCGAGACGCTGGAGGCGGAGGCTGCGGCGCTGGCTGCCGGCAGCGTGCCGGAGGCGTCCATCGCCCACGCGCGGCAGGCGCTGGAGAGCGTGCGGGCCAGCCGCCCCTACGACATGCTGGCCCACTGGCGGTCGGACGACGAGGTCCACCGGCTGTTCATCGACCATTGCGGCAACGAAGTGATGACGCGGATCATCCTGTCGCTGCGCGTCACCACCCAGCTCTTCGAAATCGACCGGCTGGTCGACCGCCTGGAACCCGATTCGCGCGAGCACGAGCTGATCCTCGACGCGCTGGAGGCGGGCGATGCCAAGGCCACGCGCCGCGCGGTGGCGGCGCACATCCGCTCACTGTTCCGCTTTGCCGTCAGCGCGGTGGGGTGA
- a CDS encoding ABC transporter substrate-binding protein: MALRHLLLAAASTLAFAGAAHAQDCPADLPVVEDGKLTMSINATIPPTQYIDESGEIVGLNRELGDELAKRLCLEPEYKNVSFEVQIPGLASDRWDMINTGLYYTPERAKIMKLVPYRVNALALIAQANNPLGLTGPEDLAGHVVGVEIAGFEEKKLRELNDSQVAKGLDPMDIRVFNTYGDTFLALGAGQLDAVFAGDSIGTYYQEQGRFTKPVTGLLPGTPSAFATDEMALGEAIRDALTAMSEDGSYQEIMKKFGATTIDAWSEYPGGFEVFYTPE; the protein is encoded by the coding sequence ATGGCACTACGACACCTTCTCCTCGCCGCGGCCAGCACGCTGGCGTTCGCCGGCGCGGCCCACGCGCAGGACTGCCCGGCCGACCTTCCGGTGGTGGAAGACGGCAAGCTCACCATGTCGATCAACGCCACCATCCCGCCGACGCAGTACATCGACGAATCGGGCGAAATTGTCGGCCTCAACCGCGAGCTGGGCGACGAACTCGCCAAGCGCCTCTGCCTTGAGCCGGAATACAAGAACGTCTCGTTCGAAGTGCAGATCCCCGGCCTCGCCTCCGACCGCTGGGACATGATCAACACCGGCCTCTACTACACCCCCGAGCGCGCCAAGATCATGAAGCTCGTCCCCTACCGGGTGAACGCGCTGGCGCTGATTGCGCAGGCGAACAACCCCCTCGGCCTCACCGGCCCGGAAGACCTTGCCGGCCATGTGGTGGGCGTCGAGATCGCCGGCTTTGAAGAAAAGAAGCTGCGCGAACTCAACGACTCGCAGGTCGCCAAGGGCCTGGATCCGATGGATATCCGCGTCTTCAACACCTATGGCGACACGTTCCTGGCGCTGGGCGCAGGCCAGCTCGACGCCGTGTTCGCCGGCGACAGCATCGGCACCTACTACCAGGAGCAGGGCCGCTTCACGAAGCCGGTGACCGGCCTCCTCCCCGGCACCCCGTCTGCCTTCGCCACCGACGAGATGGCGCTCGGCGAAGCGATCAGGGATGCCCTCACCGCAATGAGCGAGGACGGCAGCTACCAGGAGATCATGAAGAAATTCGGCGCCACCACCATCGACGCATGGTCCGAATATCCGGGCGGCTTCGAGGTCTTCTACACCCCCGAGTAA
- a CDS encoding metallopeptidase family protein, protein MPQLPDLDAFAAMAEAEYASLPESFRALCADLEVRVAEWPDPEALAAVELEEPLDLLGLFEGAGLFSDGATPPTGVFPNRVWLFREPILAFTADGDDPLIAVVRHVLVHEIGHHFGLSDEDMYAIDDAPDY, encoded by the coding sequence ATGCCCCAATTGCCAGACCTCGATGCCTTCGCCGCCATGGCGGAGGCGGAGTATGCCTCGCTGCCGGAGAGCTTCCGCGCCCTTTGCGCCGACCTTGAAGTGCGTGTTGCCGAGTGGCCGGACCCGGAGGCGCTTGCCGCGGTGGAGCTGGAAGAACCGCTCGACCTTCTCGGCCTTTTCGAGGGTGCGGGTCTGTTCAGCGATGGCGCGACACCACCGACCGGCGTTTTTCCCAACCGCGTCTGGCTATTTCGCGAGCCGATCCTCGCCTTCACCGCGGACGGGGACGACCCGCTGATTGCCGTCGTGCGCCACGTGCTCGTCCACGAGATCGGCCACCATTTCGGCCTGTCCGACGAAGACATGTACGCCATCGACGATGCACCGGATTACTGA